From Osmerus mordax isolate fOsmMor3 chromosome 8, fOsmMor3.pri, whole genome shotgun sequence, a single genomic window includes:
- the myct1a gene encoding myc target protein 1 homolog isoform X2, translating to MWQSLLSTTDSELIPILWEGDAISQQSLEVCAVSLIIAFCVSMAVGLLLGALVYVVLTWMSRRKAGSASITRRPPRPSRVSPRARPGFNRNSSYDRRSNNSLVSAAFSFHRQASSPDQADPLGRKPSFRASTFHPLLQCSQIAREAEEGSQTTLPRTPTLTTSTGSAQIAAQAATPPRPVSFWSTSSLRGFHATQTPPPAYESIIRAYQETCT from the exons ATGTGGCAGTCGTTGCTTTCAACTACAGACTCAGAGTTGATCCCCATTTTGTGGGAAGGAGATGCGATCAGTCAGCAGTCTCTGGAGGTTTGCGCTG TCTCCCTGATCATAGCCTTCTGTGTGTCCATGGCTGTGGGTCTCCTCTTGGGGGCATTAGTCTACGTGGTCCTGACCTGGATGTCTCGACGCAAAGCCGGCTCCGCCAGCATTACCCGCCGGCCCCCTCGCCCGTCCCGCGTCTCCCCCCGTGCCCGCCCTGGCTTCAACCGCAACAGCAGCTACGACCGGCGCAGCAACAACAGTCTAGTCAGCGCCGCCTTCAGTTTCCACCGCCAGGCCTCCTCCCCGGACCAGGCTGACCCTCTGGGCCGCAAGCCCAGCTTCAGGGCCTCCACCTTCCATCCACTGCTCCAGTGCAGCCAGATTGCTCGcgaggcagaggaagggagcCAGACCACGCTGCCTCGGACCCCGACTCTGACCACCTCAACTGGATCCGCTCAAATCGCTGCCCAGGCTGCCACCCCTCCCAGGCCAGTGTCTTTCTGGAGCACTAGTAGTCTGAGAGGGTTCCATGCCACACAGACCCCACCTCCAGCCTATGAGAGCATCATAAGGGCCTACCAGGAGACCTGCACCTAA
- the myct1a gene encoding myc target protein 1 homolog isoform X1 — translation MADNNTNLFLEILKPFDVVSLIIAFCVSMAVGLLLGALVYVVLTWMSRRKAGSASITRRPPRPSRVSPRARPGFNRNSSYDRRSNNSLVSAAFSFHRQASSPDQADPLGRKPSFRASTFHPLLQCSQIAREAEEGSQTTLPRTPTLTTSTGSAQIAAQAATPPRPVSFWSTSSLRGFHATQTPPPAYESIIRAYQETCT, via the exons ATGGCTGACAACAACACAAACCTCTTTCTGGAAATACTTAAACCCTTTGATGTTG TCTCCCTGATCATAGCCTTCTGTGTGTCCATGGCTGTGGGTCTCCTCTTGGGGGCATTAGTCTACGTGGTCCTGACCTGGATGTCTCGACGCAAAGCCGGCTCCGCCAGCATTACCCGCCGGCCCCCTCGCCCGTCCCGCGTCTCCCCCCGTGCCCGCCCTGGCTTCAACCGCAACAGCAGCTACGACCGGCGCAGCAACAACAGTCTAGTCAGCGCCGCCTTCAGTTTCCACCGCCAGGCCTCCTCCCCGGACCAGGCTGACCCTCTGGGCCGCAAGCCCAGCTTCAGGGCCTCCACCTTCCATCCACTGCTCCAGTGCAGCCAGATTGCTCGcgaggcagaggaagggagcCAGACCACGCTGCCTCGGACCCCGACTCTGACCACCTCAACTGGATCCGCTCAAATCGCTGCCCAGGCTGCCACCCCTCCCAGGCCAGTGTCTTTCTGGAGCACTAGTAGTCTGAGAGGGTTCCATGCCACACAGACCCCACCTCCAGCCTATGAGAGCATCATAAGGGCCTACCAGGAGACCTGCACCTAA